The window TCTCTAGTAGCCTGCTATGCAGACCTTTTGAAATGACAGGCCAAAGTAAGGGCTGCTAAAGAGCCTACTTCATCCTGCACTGAATTCAGTCTCTCTGGATTTACATCTACAGGAAAGTTCACTATCTAGCTTCTCTGCTAAGAGAAGAATTTCACTCCTAATCCACTGTCATCACTTGCATTAGGAGCTTCAAACATCTGAGCTTTGCCTTTTGCTTCAAGTTGACTTAAAGCTCTCTTCAGCATCCACATATCAATTCCATAAAATTCTGGTGAAAAATCAATGACAATAAAATATGCTTAATGACTGACTAAGAAGGCCACATGGGAAAGTATCTAGCTTGCAGTCATGCACTATGGACAGAGTGTAGCCATTGGCTAATATTTTAAGCCTGCTATTTTTAATTATGCTAATTAGTTTAAACCACAGGAAGATTTCTCTTTTGGCCATCACTGGCAAAGATCATCCTCGACCAGCTGACAAGCATCTCAGAGCATGTCCTACTGGAGAGTCAGTGCAGCTTCAGCTCCATATATGATCTTCACACTGTGACAGTTACAGGAGAAAGCAGCGGAGAAGCACCAGCCTCTCTTTGTGGTGTCTGACAGGACCCTTTTCTGCGGACACATCAAGGCAGTGACATGAATCCAACTGCATCATCTACACGCCATCCTGCATATCAGGACCTCAACATCTGGAATGACATCCTGCGTCGTGCCAGCATAGTGAGTGTTGAGGCCCTCGATACTGCACCGCAGCTTCACTGGGAAGGGCATATCTGCAGAATGGAGGACAGCAGACTCCCAAAGGCAGTCTTCTATGCTGAACTGCACCAAAGCAAGAGGAACCATGGTGGGCAGAAGCTTCAGACTGAGTACAAATACGTGCTGAAGAGACATCTCAAGAACTCTAGCATTTGGGTAGAAGggatggtgtagtggttatgACACTTGCCTCGCatcaatgtggcctgggtttgattctGGACTCATGGCTATAattatgtgggttaagtttgttgttggttctttactctgctccgagaagaTTTTCTCCGGGTTTTCCGGTTTTACCCTTTCCCCAAACCATCATCTCTAAATTCTGATTTGATCAAATGTGGGACCTCGCGGAAAACTACTTTTGGGTGAGTGAAActcaaagttattattattacttcccCAAACAACTGGGAGGAGATGGCACTGCAATGCATTGAATGGCGTCAAACACATAAGCTGGCAGCTTCGGCCATTGAGGAGAAATGCTGCACGGAATACCAGAGAAGTGTCACTCCTCCACCTCATCAAGTGACTTCATCTGTAGCAAACAGCATTGCTATGGCAGCTTTAGAGCAGGCCTTGTCGCCCATAAGTGGGCCTGCCCATGCTGACTCTGGTCAGTCAATGTCAACCCTGACGAACAGCCAATGATGATGAGTTTACACTTATATTTGTCCAAAAAGatttttgtatcaaaacaagaactGAACACCTTCAGCTTTACTTTCATTTATAGGCATGGTTTAACTAAAAACCTGACAGCAAAGTGCCTTATTCAAATTATGGATCGTTACTTACTTCTGGAGATGAAAACACCCTACATGTAAATTTCCAGGAGTTCAGTGGGGAGGAAGGTGTTCTCATTACAGAACTGGGTCATGCATTCTTCAGAACTTGGCCACAGTTTTACAAAAAGCCAAACTTTAACCTGATTACCACGTCATGATGTTTATACTCAAAGGACTTCTCATTCATAACCTTACCTTCGTTAACAGTGTCATCTCCTGCTCTTAACTCAAACAACGTACAAACTGTGTCTGTCATCCCATTTTCCTGAACCTTAAAACATAACagcaaaaattttgatttatttagcacatttttttgtctttttaaaaatcaattttcaaccaatcagaagtgaaaccaaaactaatcatGCCTCGCACGTGCAATTTTCCAGAGTGCTGTGtatgctacatgtaattacttcgagttttgattggtttaccagattgtcttcgtcctttttgattgaccaaagtaattactttggttttgatttcacgacattcatttgaaaaccgctctaacaatcTTTAATGCATCAATTATTTATCAGTGGTACACCTAAAACACTCTATGACCTCTTATTCTGTATTTAGGGAACACTCACagtctgttttttttattcaaaccttACAAAAGCAAAGATAACATCCCACCTCGTTATTTGCACCAGATAAAAAGCTCCACGGTATGCCTGTTCCCAAGTTAGTCTGATAAAGGCAATACTGTGCATAATTTGTACAGCGGATATGTCTTAAGGCAGCCTCAAATTCAGTCCGAtgacaagaaaaatttattCATCTTACCCATTTGAATATTAATGAAGCCCATTCATCTGGTGTCCTCCACATCACAAgacatctttgttttttcttatcCTCCCACTCAATATTTCCTGTCCAGATCATAACAGTTTGTAAATAATTCTAAAATGATTTTTCTGATGGCAAGTGCTTGCCTGACAACTCCTTGGACTGTACAGAACTACTTGCATCCAATTATCAATCAGCGCTCACTTTATTACTTTGTTAAGTTTGACTACACTTGCATAACAGTTAAACCAAAAAATGCCCCACCTTTTAATCTAAGCTCCTCTAAAACAATAGTTATAGCATCTACAGGTAATTTACCTGGTTAAAATGTCAAGGAAGAGCTCCAAACTAAAGCAAGCTTTTGCAagaagtaaaggtaaagtcactacttacgagccagaaggcccatcaggccggcgcttatctccggtttccgtagcatgaagcaactaggagtatttatactttcccctggatgggatgctagtccatcgcagggttacccccagcattaaattcgccagtacccatttatacacctgggtggagagaggcaccgtgagagtaaagtgtcttgcccaagaacacaacacaatgtccccggcaaggccccgaacccggaccactcgatccagagttGAGTGCACTAACCACGaagccaccgcgcctcccactttTGCAAGAGATAACAGGTAAATCTCAAACCCAATCAAATAAGTTCCAAACCCAGTCTCAAAATCTGTAATCCCGTAATGGATTTTCCACATGTACATACAAATCTAAATCTTCTAGTAATACATCAAAAATGAGTGCGAGTGTCTCaccaggggttccaaacactgAGAAACACATGAAAGCATGACGCCGAAGGTGGAGTGTTTTTATTGCTTTAAAGTGTTTGCTGAGGACACATGAAGCACAAGTTTTTGATGCAGCGTCTCAATGTATCCAGATACATTGAACATGACCAAACCAAAAGGGGAACTCCGATTGGCTAACAACCTTCTGAATGACTAATGAGTTTCAGAAGTACTTAGCAAGGTCCTGGTTTGACTTATCCtgaggtggcctcatacaccagaAGCCCTTTTTGAGACATCATGCTAAGCCAGCCACATTCAATGGAGAGAAAAGGACAGACCACAAAAAATGGATCCCTGCACCCTCTTCTATGTGATTGTGTGTGGGTAAAAGGTTACAAAAATGAGCTTACAGTTtctagtccttatccaagaacaCTCCATTGtccaaccatttgcagatgaattACAAATGCACCACTTTCGTAAAGTGTCTATATGGTCTGTGGGGTTTTTCTGGGTTTGGTAACTTTATGAAGCGCAGATAActgcctggaattttttttgtcattctgGCCTGTTTTCGCCCTGAAATCTCCATTTAAAAGTCGTGCTTGAGCCACACCCCTCAACGCTGGCCGAGGACTTGGGGATTGGtgttcaatgacgtcacttaGGTAAGCGCCTAAAGCAAAGCTCTCGTGTTTACGTTTTACGCACAGACCTTGGCCAAGTGCATATTCTTTGTAAATTACCGTCCTGACCAGCAAGCTTCCTCTCTAAGAAAGAATGTTGTCCATTatccctttcactcccaagagtgacacttatagattttactctgtctaatgccagacgattttactcgtcaatggggaacccccacgggagtgaaagggttatttatGGATTATACAAGTGATGAGGACTTTCTGTCTGAAAGTGGCGCTTACAGTGTTTTGGCAGAGTCATGTAGGGAAGAGACCGAGTTTGAAGAACACAAGGAAGTAGACACCAACTCAACTGAAGTTAAAAGCGATTTGGAGGATGAGATGTACTCGGAGAAGCCGCTTCCCGATGATCAATAGCGACGGGCGAAAACCAGAAAAACCCCACAGACCACATAGACACTTAAGCGTCTGTGAGGATTTGAATCTATGACCTCCCATTCTTTGTATCTGATGTCGtggtacagtcgaacctcgattatccggactcgtcgggacctcagtaaaaagtccggataattgagagtccggataatcgaaaatatgaatattaatgagacaacaatgtaaacaaaagaaataacgatagcacatttttaattactatactgaaccaatcaaaattcagctgaatgcatcagaatgctctttgtcgccgagccctaaatcttttgaaagcgaagcggtaaatgcgctgttttgaacacacttttcttgattttaaacattttttacctctgaaagcttttgggatcaaagcttattaatattcatgaaaaaaacgggaccagagaaaaagtccggataatcgaaaagtccggataatcgaggtctggataatcgaggttcgactgtagccatgttggtggaaagaacaatagtgaaaaagtcttttgggaatttgactctgttgttatgcaaaacttggcctacttttttctattgttttggcaccaacatggctgtttTGTCATGTGAGTGGCATCAAAGAATATGCTCCATGTCCTCCATgctcaacaaactgagccacATGCAACAATG of the Montipora foliosa isolate CH-2021 chromosome 14, ASM3666993v2, whole genome shotgun sequence genome contains:
- the LOC137985552 gene encoding vacuolar protein-sorting-associated protein 25-like — translated: MAESFEWPWQYNFPPFFTLQPNLDTRNKQIQGWCDLVLAYYKHHKGFILDVNEAQSSDLFCNKKIDRKLPVDAITIVLEELRLKGNIEWEDKKKQRCLVMWRTPDEWASLIFKWVQENGMTDTVCTLFELRAGDDTVNEEFYGIDMWMLKRALSQLEAKGKAQMFEAPNASDDSGLGVKFFS